The genomic window AGGGCGCCCTCGTGGCGGACGGCGAAGCGCAGTTCGGCGGCGGTGGTCTCGGTGCCGGGTGCGATCGGGGTGAGCTGCGCGGGGTCGTCCCCGGCCTCGGCCAGCACCGCGGCGGCCTCGGTGCCGTAGCGGCGGACCAGCCGCAGCGGGGCGTCCAGCCGGTCGAGGCGGGCCCGCGGCGCGGCGCCGACCAGCGGCAGCGAGCGGGTGCGGCAGGGGCGGGCGGGCAGACCGGTGCGGGCCAGGGCCGCGTCCAGCGCGTCCTCGGCCATCCGCCGGTAGGTGGTGAGCTTGCCGCCGACCACCGTGACCAGCCCGTCCGCGTCGGTCAGTACCGCGTGCTTGCGCGAGACGTCGGCGGTCCGCCCGGTGCCGTCGTCCAGCAGCGGGCGCAGTCCGGCGAAGGTGCCGAGCAGGTCGGCGCGGGTGAGCGGGGTGCGCAGCGCCGTGTTGATGGTGCGCAGCAGGAAGTCGATCTCGCCCTCGGCGGCCTGCGGCACGTCGGGGATCGGCCCGGGGGCGTCCTCGTCGGTGAGGCCGACGTAGACCCGCCCGTCGGGGGCCGGCAGCGCGAAGACGAAGCGGTTGCTCTCGCCGGGCACCGGCACGGTGAGCCCGGCGTTCAGGCCGCCGGTCGGGCCGGTGAAGGCGGCGGCCGGCAGCACCAGGTGGGTGCCCCGGCTGGGCCGCAGGGTGATCCCGGGGGCCAGTTCGCCGGCCCAGACGCCGGTGGCGTTGATCACCGCGCGGGCACGCAACTCGAAGCTCTCGCCGGTCAGTTCGTCCCGCAGCCGGGCGCCGGACCCGCTCGCGCCACTGGCCGAGCAGCGGGTCAGGATCCGGGCGCCGTGCGCCGCCGCGGTCCGCGCGAGGGCGATCACCAAGCGGGCGTCGTCCACGAGTTGGCCGTCCCAGAAGACCAACCCGCCGCGCAGCCCGGCGGCTTGCACGGTGGGCGCGTAGCGCAGCACCTCGGCGGCGGTCAGCCGCCGGGAGCGGGGCAGGGTGGTGGCGGGGGTGCCGGCGGTGACCCGCAGCAGGTCCCCGGCCAGGAAGCCGGTGCGCACCAGCGCGGCGCCCGCCCGGGTGGTGCCGGGCAGCAGCGGGACGATCTGCGGCAGCGCGTGCACCAGGTGCGGGGCGGTGCGCTCCAGCAGGATGCCGCGCTCGACGGCGCTCTCGCGGGCGATGCCGACGCTGCCGGAGGCGAGGTAGCGCAGACCGCCGTGGACCAGCTTGGAGCTCCACCGGCTGGTGCCGAAGCCGAGGTCGTGCTTCTCGGCGAGGGCGACGGACAGGCCGCGGCCGGCCGCGTCCAGCGCGATGCCGGCGCCGGTGACCCCGCCGCCGATCACCAGCAGGTCGACCACGGCGCCGGGTTCGGCCAGTTGCGCCAGCTCGCGGACCCGGCGGGCGGCGTTCAGCGAGGCGGTGGGCCGGTCGGCGGCGGGGGTGCTGGTCATTGCTCGGTACCGCCTTCGGTCAAGGGTGCGGACGGGGCCTGGGGCGCGGACGGGGCACAGGATGCGGACGGCGCCTCGGGCGCGAGGTACCGGTCGAGCAGCAGGCGCAGCTCGTCGTCCAGCCGGCCGACGGCCTCGCCGGTGCCCTCGGGGGCGTCCACGAAGACCGGGCCGGTGAGGGTGAACGACCAGGCGGTGAGCAGCACGGCCCGGGCCAGCAGGGCGGGGTCGCCCGGCCGGATCGAGCCGTCCGCGATGCCCGCCTGCAGGCCGGCTTCGAGCATCGCGAGCTGGTGGTTGGTGTTGGCGCCGCGCCGCTTGAGCAGGTACGGGGTGAGGAAGTCCGGGTCCAG from Kitasatospora sp. NBC_01250 includes these protein-coding regions:
- a CDS encoding glycerol-3-phosphate dehydrogenase/oxidase, giving the protein MTSTPAADRPTASLNAARRVRELAQLAEPGAVVDLLVIGGGVTGAGIALDAAGRGLSVALAEKHDLGFGTSRWSSKLVHGGLRYLASGSVGIARESAVERGILLERTAPHLVHALPQIVPLLPGTTRAGAALVRTGFLAGDLLRVTAGTPATTLPRSRRLTAAEVLRYAPTVQAAGLRGGLVFWDGQLVDDARLVIALARTAAAHGARILTRCSASGASGSGARLRDELTGESFELRARAVINATGVWAGELAPGITLRPSRGTHLVLPAAAFTGPTGGLNAGLTVPVPGESNRFVFALPAPDGRVYVGLTDEDAPGPIPDVPQAAEGEIDFLLRTINTALRTPLTRADLLGTFAGLRPLLDDGTGRTADVSRKHAVLTDADGLVTVVGGKLTTYRRMAEDALDAALARTGLPARPCRTRSLPLVGAAPRARLDRLDAPLRLVRRYGTEAAAVLAEAGDDPAQLTPIAPGTETTAAELRFAVRHEGALDEADLLDRRTRIGLAAADRAAALTAARQALASA